TTCGCGCATCTGGACGCCGACGGCGCGCGCGTCGAACTCGTCGAGTACGAGCCGAAAGGCGACGAGTCCGCCCACGCGCGACTGAATCAGCCCGGCGCGTCCCACTTCGGACTGGAAGTCGAGGATCTCGACGCCTTCTACGCCGACCTGCCTGCGGACGTGCCGACCATCAGCGAGCCACGAACTACCGAGAGCGGGACGCGAATCTGTTTCCTGCAGGACCCCGACGGGCATCTGGTCGAAGTGCTGGAACTGTAGTCGCTGGCGAACGATCACTCGGTCGAACGGACCACAAAACACGTACCGCCCCGGGTGAGAGGTGGCAGCATGCAGCGCCGCGCACTGGTCGGAGTCCTCGCCATCCTGGGGATCGTCGCCGTCGGTGCGGGGGTCGCCGCCGTCGTGTTTCCTGCGCTGTCCGGTGGCCCACCGAGCGTATCGACGGTGTCGGACCCGAACCCCGACGGTGAAGTCGGCGGTCTCTACAGCGGGACCAGAACCGATCCGGAGAGCAGCGTCCGAATCGGCGACGGCGCGGGCGGTCTGCCGATCCTCCTCTGGAACGATGCGGCGACGAGGCGGACACTGCTGGTGCGACTCGTCCACGAGGAGAGTGGCGAAACGCTCGTCGACAGGCAGGTCGCGCTCCCGCCCGACGGGACGTATCTGGTCCGGCTTCTCCACCCGGACCGCTATACGCTGACGGTCGGTAGCGAGGCCGACGAACGAACGAGGACCCTACGAGTGACCGAGGCGGATTTCCGCTGTAGCGACCAGCGAACGACGATCCGGGTCCGGGAGAACGGGACGGTGGCGTCGAGGACGCAATGGGAGGAGGTTGCCTGTGACTGAGAGCACGACACGGCGTCACACCGGTCGGACCTCGAAGGAGATGAGACTGACTGGAATGTCAGCCAGTTCGACGCCGTCGGGCAGGTCGTCGGCGCTCTCGGGGACGTACCCAGCCGGAAACGCGTCGACGGTGTCGGGGACGACGAACCCCCAGGTCGCGTTCCGGGCGGCCGTCTCGTCGAAGGGAAGCAGCGGACGAATCCGATCGTACGTGACGGTGCCGTTCCGAGCGGGCGTGAAAAACGAGTCGTCGGTCGATACGTCGGACTGGTCCCCACGATCCGGCACGATCACGCCGTCGAAGCCGTGGTCGTCGATCACGGTCGCCACTCGGTCGTCGCCGGCGATCACGAGGTCGAGTTCCCAGCGGTCGACCCAGCGCGCGACGAAGGCGTCGTCGGCGACGGGATCGGCCAGCACGACCGGCGGGAGCGGGTGGTCGCGGTCGTCGGCCACCTCGCGGACGAGATAGAGTGCGAGCGTCGAGTCCCGGTCGCCGGACCAGACGACAGCGGGTGCGTCGTAGGTGGCGAGCGCCTCTCCGACCGTGTCGCTCGCGCGCTCGAACTTCGCCGCCAAGGTCGGGTAGTCCGCGGGTGTTTCGCCAGCCCCGTCGGTGTAGTCGATGCCGGAATCGTCGGCAACGCCCTCGGTCATTAGGGACGGCTGTGAGTGGCGGTACCGTCAGTGTTGCGGACGTGTGGTGCTGTAGAAATTAGCATCCGCGGCGCGGAGCGCCGCGGTTCACTCGACGCTCGGCTTCGCCTCGCGTCGAGGTCGTTTTTATACTAAATTTTTGCGACGAGTGGTGACGCGCGGAGCGCGTCACCCGAGGACGTAAAAAGTTAGGTTCACATGTAGCCGAGGTCGCGCAGGCGCTCCATCAGGTCCTCCTTGTCCTGGGCGCGGCCGGCGCGCTCGGTCGTGTTCTCCATGTCCTGCAGCCAGGCAGGCTCCTCGGCGGATTTGTCGGTGCTCACTTCGCTACCCAGCGAGCGGAAGCCGGCGAAGTACTTCGGGCTCACGGGCAGGTCGTCCTTGGTGAGGTCGCCGGGGATGTCGTCCTGACCCTGCGGGACGTAGCCGTCGTCGGGGTACTCGTCGACGGTGTCCGGGACGACGAAGTGCCAGTAGGCGTTCCACACGTCGGGTTCGGCGAACTGCAGGATCGTCTGGATCCGGTCGTGGGGCGGGTAGATGTCCGGGTCGTGACGCGCCGAGAAGAACGTCTCGTCGGCGCGGGCTTCCTGTTCGTCCCAGCGGACGCCGGAGAGGATACCGTCCACGTCGTACTCCTCGATGGCGTCGTTGAGGGCGACGGTCTTGAGCAGGTGGTTGCCGACGTAGGTGTCGAGCAGGAACGGGAAGGTGTCCTCCTCGTACTCCAGAATGTTCCGGATGTGGTGCTGGTTGTGCTCGGAGAGTTCCTCGACCGGGATGTCGTCACCGGGAGTCAGGCCGTTCTCCTCGACGTACTCGCCCACGTCCTCGTTGCGGGCGTAGATGAGTTCCAGATCCCACTCGTCGGCCCACTTCTCGACGAAGTCGAACAGCTCGTCGAAGTGCTGGTAGTGGTCGATGAACACCGCCGGGGGCACCTCCAGGTCGTACTTCTCGGCGACTTCCTTGATGAAGTAGAGGGTCAGCGTCGAGTCCTTCCCACCGGTCCACATCACGACGGGGTTCTCGTACTGTTCGAGACCCTCGCGAGTGACCTCGATGGCCTTCTCGATCTTGTCCTCGATGGTCGGGTAATCCGACGGATCTTCGCCTTCACCGTCCGTGTAATCGACGTCCAGGTAGTCGGGGAATTCCGCCATGGTGTAATGAGATGTAATTAGCCCCCGGTAAGTGTTTTTCGGGATGCCAGCAGCATGGGGTGGAGTACCAAAACCGAACGGCCGGCAGGAAGCCACTCGCGGGCCCCTGAATTTTAAAGGCGGCCGCCGTAGGCCGAGGCATGAGTGAGTTGCAAGCGGAGTTGCGAGCGGCGTTCGAGGACGAAGGATACGACGTGGACGACGTGACGGTCAACCGCGATCAGGTACGGATCGTTCTGCTGACCGAGGGGGAAAGCGCGAACGATCTCGAAGCGATCGCCTACGGCGTCGTCGACGAGGACGACGTGCTCACGATGAACGTGACGACCGAACAGGTCGACGGGCAGGGACTGAGTACGGTCGTGTCGTTCCGCCACCGGAACTGAGCGGCCGCGGATCGCGGCGGCCACCCGCGACCACCGACGGATCCGGGCGTGACAGGAACCGCCGGACAGTGTTCACGTTTCGAGAGAATAGCAGGTATTTTACGATAGTTCGTTGACGTGTACGCATGCGACGATCGTCGCTGCTACTGGTAGTTGCAGGATTGGTACTGTTGGCAGGCTGTTCCGGGCTCACTGGCACCGAGACACCGGTGAATACGGGGGAAACGGAAAGCGGTGCCGCCGCTGTCGACGTGTCGACGACGCTCGACGACGAGGCCGTCGCCGGGGTCGGCTACGCCGTCACGGTGGAAGCGGTAAACGAGGGTGACGCGGCCGGGAACCACACGGTCGATCTCAGCGTCGACGGAGAACAGACCGTCTCGAAGACGGTCCGCGTGGACGCGAACGCCCAGCGGAGTGTCACCCTTCGTCACGTCTTCGAGGAACCCGGCGAGTACACGGTCGAAGTCGCCGGCGAGTCGACGACGGTGACGGCCATCGAGAATCCGCTACCGCCCGCTCGCGAGCGGATGCAAAACGTCGATACCATCGTGACGGAGGAACGCCAGTCGATGAACCTCACACTCCAGGGTCAGCAGAGCGGTCGGATGACCATGCGAGGTGAGGGGACCGGGAGGTACGACATGGTTCGCAATCGGTCCTACACCAGCATGGAGAACGACATCGAGTTCGGCGGGTTCAGTTTCGCCCAGCAGGTCGACACGTGGTACGCGAACGGGACCGAGTACGAGCGGAGCAAGAACGAAAACGAGATCGAGTACGAGTACGAGACCGAAGAGACGACGTTCGACGACGTGGCACCGGACTTCGACATCCCGCTCGAGATGACCAATCAGTCGCGGGCGAGAGTCACCGACGACACCGTGATCGTCAGCGGGAACCTCGACAGTCTCCTGGGACTTGCAAGCATCTTCGGCAACGCCAGTGACGGGCCGGGCGAGAACGCACTCGAGAAGTTCGAGTCGATGCGCGTCGAGATCGGCGTCGACAGGGAGACAGAGCGGATCTCCTACGTCGAATTGGACGTACAGGTGAACGGACTCGAGGTCACCGGCTCCACCGGCAGCGGGAACGTCACGATGCACACCGAATTCGTCGAGTTCGATACACAGGTCGACACGGCAATCCCACAGAGCGTCCGCGAGAATACCGTCGGGGGCGGAGAGACGCCCGACACCAGTACAGGGCAGGCGAGTTCGACGACCGCATCGCTGGCGGACTGAGTTCACGAAGAAATCCCAGCATCGAACGCGGCGTCAGCTACTGAACGTGTTGTCCCGCCAGGTGACGCCGGTTGCCCCGTCGTCCGATGTGGGCTCTTCGACGCCGGTGACGGATGCGGGCCGGTCGCACCGTCGACGATGCATGTCGCGTGGCGTTCGCCGTCGATCGGCGGGACGTAGTTCGGCCGCGGAGAGGGGCGTTCCGTCCGGAAGGCGTTTCGTTCCGGGCCGGTAAAAGGCCAATAACTACCCCTCAGTCCTACGGATTTCGCTCGTGGCACCGAGGCCGTCGACACTCCTGCGTCGAGCGCGTCGCCTGCTCAGCCCGGGGGATACCCTGCGCGACCGGACCGTCACCGGTGGTGTGTGGATGACGCTCGTGACCGGAATCGACCGTGTCGCCCAGCTGGGGCTGTTGATCGTCCTCGCTCGTTTCCTCTCGCCGCACTCGTTCGGACTCATCGGTCTCGGGCTGCTCTCGCTCGCCGTCCTCCAGAAGGGACTGCGGTTTGGGGTCGACGCCGCGCTCATTCAGCACGAGTCAGACGACATCGACGAGTACCTCGACACGGCGTTGTGGCTGGGACTGGCACGGGGGACGCTGATCGCGGGGGCGGCGTACCTGCTCGCGCCGGTCGCCGCGACGGCCTTCGATAGCGGCGGGTTAACCGACGTGATCCGTATACTGGCGCTTTCGCCCTTGTTGACCGGGATGGCGAACCCAGGCGCGGTATACTTTCGGAAGGACCTCGCGTTCGACAAGCAGTTCGTCTACCGCTCCAGCGGAACCGCCGCGTACGTCTGTGTCGCCCTGGGGGCTGTCCTCGTCGCGGCCAACGTCTGGGCGCTGGTGGCCGGAATCGTGGCCCGGTCGGCGGCACGGAGCGTCGTCTCCTATGTGATCCACCCGTATCGTCCGGGATTCGGGTTCGACGGTGCGGCCGCGCGGGAACTGCTGGAATTCGGCAAGTGGATCTTCGGCTCCGGGCTCGTCTTGCTCGTGCTCAACTGGGGCGACGACGCCGTCGTCGGCTTGCTACTGGGCGCGTCGAGCGTCGGGCTGTACCAGCTCGCCTTCCGCCTCTCGAACGCTCCGGCGACCGAAGTGAGCCAGGTGGTTTCGACTGTGACCTTCCCCGCGTTCTCCAAGCTCCAAGACGATCCCGACCGGCTCCGCGAGACGTACCTCCGCACTCTTCGCGTCCTCGCGTACGTCTCCCTGCCAGTCGCTGTCGGCATCGCTGCCGTCGCCGATGCGTTCGTCAGGGCCTTCTTCGGCCCGGAGTGGTTTCCGATGATCGACGCCCTGCGCGTGCTGGCAGTCTGGGGCGCGATGCGATCGATCGTCGCCACCATCGGTCCGCTGTTTCGCGCCATCGGCCGTCCGGCGTACAACACCGCCCTCCAGTCGCTCCGGATGATCGTCTTCCTCGCTGTCCTCCTCCCGGCGACGGCAGCCTGGGGGATCACGGGAACCGCCGTCGCACTCGTCGTCAGCGCGGCCGTCGAGAACCCGGTCGCGGTGGTCGTGGTCGGACGGACCCTCGACGCCCGGCTCTCCCGGTTTCCCCGTTCGCTCGCGGTCCCACTGGGGGCGAGTCTGTCCATGGGCGCAGTCGTGGTCGCCGTCGACCGGATCGGCGTGGTCCCCTCGGGTCCTACCGGGGTCGCCGTCCTCGTGACGATCGGCGTCGCCTGGTACGCCAGCGTGCTCGGTGCCGTGTACCGCACGAGCGGACTGGACGTGCTGGAGGACGTCGCCCAGGTCCGTGCGGGCCTGGAGTGACTCCGGCGGCCGGGACACCGGCGCGGGTCGACCTACGTCGGCCGGGCCCGGACGGTCGATACGTAGTGTGAAACGCGCTCGAACAGTCGTCGACACACTCGCGCAGGCTCGTAGGTGTAGCGCCCACCGACGGCGACGAGAAGATACAGGTAGGTCGCGGCGGCCGTCGGGTCGTACCGGAGCGCCCGCAGGAGGTACCGGACGCCGTCGAAGTACCGCTGACTCCGGAGAGCGGCGAGGCCGACGTACCGGTTCAGCGTCGCGAGGAACGTCCGCTCGTAGCCGGGGTCGACCGCTGCGATCCGGTCGCGGTGCTTCTGAACCAGTAGCGGGTAAGCCACGTCGCGGCGAGCTTCGTAGTCGTCCGATATCTGCCGGTCGTCGTGATACCGCCGGACCGTCAGTGGCTCCGGGATCGAGACGTAGTCGTAGTCGGCCGCGACGGAGAAGTACCACTCCCGGTCCTGCCAGCAGGGGAACCGCTCGTCCGTGAGTCCGGCGCTGTCGAACACGTCCGCCCGGGCCATGACGGCCGAAAAGGTCCCGAAGGTCGCACCACGGACGAGCTGTTCGAGGAAGTCGCCGTCCGTGACGGGACTGGTCGTCGCCGTCGTCGTCCCGTTCTCGTCGACGTACACCAGCCCGGTGAACGCGACGCCGACGGCCTCGTCCGCACCGCGGAGCGCCGAGACCTGTCGCGCCAGCTTGCCGGGCCGCCAGTAGTCGTCGTCGTCGAGGAACGCGACGAACTCACCGCGAGCCGCCTCGATCCCCGTATTTCTGGCGGCGTTCGCGCCGCGGTTCTCCTCGTGGCGCAGCACGCGGAGATCGGTGTCGGCCGGCGGGGTGACCTCGGCCAGCGCCTGCTCCGCCGGCAACTCCGAGGCATCGTCGACGACGAGTAGCTCGACGTTCCCGTACGTCTGCCTAAAGACGCTCTCGACCGCCTCGACGAGCATGGCCGAGCGCTCGTAGGTCGGCACCACGACGCTCACCAGTGGGACATCACACATATTTTCTGCATCCACGTTCGGTGAAATATTCAGTTAGTTATCTGCTTCTTTCGGCGTGTTTCGGGCCGTATACCGTCGGCGAACGAGTCGGCTACCGCTCGCCCGTTCGCTCCGGGCCCCTCAGAACGCCCCCTGGAACTCCTCGTCGGTCAGTCGACGGGCGTGGTCGGGGTGAGCTGGCAGGACCTGATCCGCGACCACCGCTTTCCGGTAGGCCTCGTACACGTCGTACGTCTCGCCGTCGTGGGTCCAGGTGTGGGTCCCCCGCTCACCGTCGAACACGCCCCAGTCGGTCTCGTCCTCGACGTTGAACCAGCAGGCCATCCGCACGTCGCGGGTCCGGAAGTACTCGAAAACACGTTCGATCCACTCCGCCTTCCGATCGGGGTGGTACTCGTCTTCGATGCGCGAGGAACAGCCGTACTCGGAGATGGCGATGGGCTTGTCGGCGATCGACCGAAGCGCGTCGATCACCCCGTCGTAGAGGGTAGCGGGATCGTTCCAGCCGCCCCACTGATACCGGTTGTACCCGTGAAATGCCAGCCAGTCGACCGCGTCGTCACCCGGGTAGTGCGCCGAGAGGGGGTTATCGTCGCGGCTGACCATGTTCGGGGCCCAGATCCACTGGACGTGGTGGCTCTCGACCTCGTCACTGGTGAGTCGGTCCTGGAGGGAGTCCCACATCGCGACGAAGTCCGACGGCGTCGTGTCGCCAGTGGCCGCCCCCCAGGGGACCCAGTCACCGTTCATCTCCGGGGCGAGGTTGATGTAGAGTCGTCTGTCGTTCCCGTGCCGGTCACCGCCGGTGAGCCAATCCGTCAGCTCGGTCCGCCAGACGGCGAGACGATCGTCGTAGTCCCCCGCGGTGATCGCGGATGCCACGTCGGCGTCAGTCTCCTCAGCCGTCGAGAAAAACGGCTGCAGTGTTACCTGCGGCACGATTCCGAAGCCCCACAGTTGCGTGAGTCGATCGTGGAACGTCTCGATCCGGTCGGGCGACCAGCCGAGGTTGGCGTAGACGACCACGGTTGCCGGCGGCGCGTCCAGCCACGCGGCGAGCGTCTCCATCCGATCGCGGTCGGTCGCGGCCGGCGATATGCCGTGGAGTACCTGCCCGTCGCGGGTCGGCGCGGACCGTGACCGGCCAGAGGAATGGTTCAGCCGTTGGTACAGTCCCCAGCTGCCGACCGTCACCCCGAGACCCGAACCGAGAGCCATCAGCGCGCGTCGCCGGTTCATGGGTACCCGTCCGCCCAGGCTTCGGATTGTTATGACGTGTGTACTGGCGGCGCTGTTTCAGCGCCGGGGCTCACCGTACCATCCCCCTCAGCCTGCCGAGTGTCTTGGCGACGCTCCCGCCGAATCGGGCGGCTGCGTGCGGAGGCGACAGCCCCGCGTAGTTCGTTGGATCGAGCGCGTACTGGACGATCCGCAGCCACTGTCGCCGCCGGCTGACGCCCCGACACTCCCAGTAGTACGGCGTCTGGGTCTCCAACCGGTACATCTTGTGCCAGTAGTCCGGGATCGAGTCCGCGTAGCTGTGGGCGACCACCAGATCGGGATCGTAGTAGATCGGGAACGACTCTCGGACCCGATCGGCCAGTTCCTTTTCTTCGTGTCCCCAGCTGAACCCTTCGTTCCACGTCCCGACCGTGTCGAATACGTCTGCCCGCACGGCCATGTTGCAACCCCAAAATCGATCGACGTACCTGCTCTCCGGGCCGAAATCGTAGTGGCCCGTCAGGCGACGGGCAAAGACATCGTCGCGGGGATGGACGGTCCGCCCCGCGACCGCCGCCTCTCGGTCCAGGACCGACGCGGCGCGGGACAGATACCCCTCACAGGGACGTGAATCGTCGTCGAGGAACACGAGTTTGTCGGCGGAGGCCCGCCGAATCCCCGCGTTGCGCGCCGCCGTCACGGTCTGGTCGTCGCGGACGAGCAGCTCGAAGTCGGCTGACGCCGTCCGGTCGAGTCGCTGGACGACCGGCAGCTCCGACGGCGGGGAGAGCGACGGGACGATTACGCTCAGTTCCGGCATCCGTTCACCCTCGTTCACGGACAGGACCAATTGTTACCCGCGTCGTACCCGTGTCTTTCGACGGCAGTAGGAGTACCCTGCAATCGAATTGGGGGTAGCTGGGACGAACCGTCTGCCCCGTGACCCGCCGATCCCCGTCAGACTGTGCCAGATTTGCGACCGATCGCCTGGATCGGTGTGATGCCCGAGCGGGCACAGACCCTACGTGGTCGATACCCGTTAGAAGCTATCACCTTTAAACCCAGTTTGACGCGAATAACTTTATTTTCATTCCATCCACCTCGTGTATGGAACTTAGTGACGCTCGCCACGAAGAACGGCGAGTCGACACGACGGTCGCCGACGGTCCGGTTCAGACGACAGATGACCGTGTCGAAGCGCGCGAGCCGTTGTGGTGCCCAGGCTGTGAGACGGAACTGGTTCGATCGGAGACGGTCTACGAACACGAGTCCTGTGGCCACGTGGACCTTCAGCGAGCGTTCGAGTGCGACGAGGGGGTCCAATGTCCCGCCTGCGAGGGACCCGGCCAGTTGGAGTTCCTGCGTCGGGTCGCCTCGGTCCTCCGCTGTGACGACTGCGGGCAGTTGTTCGACGCACCGCCTCGTCCGGGTGGTCGGGGACAGTAACGATGACACGGTTTCCTGGCCGTCCATCGGTCGACGTCGCCACGATAGCGCTCGCGCTGGTCTTCATCTTCCCGGCACTGACGCTCGTGGTTCCGGGGTGGGTGACGGCCATTCCGGCGGTCGCGGCGATCTGCTTCGTGTTCGCGCTGATCGGCTCACACCTCCGGTCCGGAAAGTCCGGGGACGGGTGGAGCCTCCCGCTCCCGGTCTGGATACTCGTCTCGATGCCGATATTCTGGCTGGTGTCGCTCCTCGTGGCGGCCACGGGGTCGCTCTCGCCGGCATCGGTGGCGCTCGGGGCGGTGATCGCTGTCGCGGGAGTCCACCTCATCGGCGCGCTCGGGAGCGCCGACCTCCGCCAGTGGCTCGCCGCCCGGCGGGACGTCACCGGCTGGCTGCTCGGCTACCTCGCGCTCTGTTCGACCGTCGTGTTCGGGGTGGCGTACTTCACTACCGCCTCACCCTTCCGGTTGGGCGTCTTTGCCGGATTCGTGGTCCTCGCGATCTACCTCTGGCTCGTCGTCCCGCTCGCGACGATCGAACACTGTCGCCGACGGTCGCTCCCCGACCCCGAGCCACCGTACCCGACCGTCAGCGTCATCGTCCCGGCCTACAACGAGGAGGGCTACGTCGGCGAGTGCATCGAGAGCATCCTCGACACGACCTACCCGACCGATCGACTGGAGGTCGTCGTCGTCGACGACGGGAGCGAGGACGGAACCTTTCAGGAAGCCACACAGCACCGGAGCGAGACGGTCTCGGTCTACCACAAGGACAACGGCGGGAAGTACTCGGCTCTGAACTTCGGGCTGCTGTGTTCCTCCGGAGATATCGTCGTCTGCGTCGATGCCGACAGCCGACTGCTACCCGACTCCCTGTCGTCGGTCGTCGCGGAGTTTCAGGCCGACCCCGATGTGGGTGCGATCGCGGGCAACGTCAAGGTGGAAAACCGCTCGGGGCTGCTCACCCGATTACAGGCCATCGAGTACCTCGTCGGTATCAACACCTACCGCCGTGCGTTCTCCTGGTTCGGAGCCGTGCCGATCGTGCCCGGTTGTCTCTCCGGGTTCCGGCGCGAAGCCCTCGAGGGAGCCAGCGGCTACGATCCCGACACCGTCACCGAGGACTTCGACCTCACCGTGAAGGTGCTCAAGTGTGGGTGGACGGTCCGTCAGAGCGAGGCGGCGGTCCTGACCGAAGCACCGTTCACCCTCCGGGACCTCTACCGTCAGCGTCGTCGCTGGTTCACCGGGGCCGTGGAGACGCTGCTGAAACACCGGGGCGTGCTCTTCGACGGTACCACTGGGAACCTCCACCGGTTTTCGTTTCCCTTCTACGTGCTCCGGGTCTTCCTGACGCCCGTCATCGCCGTCCTGATGTACGTCGGAGTGGCACTGGCCGTGCTCGCCCGTCCGTACGAGACGCTGCTGTTGACGGTCCTTCCGCTGCTGGGGATCGCCAGCCTCTATGCCCTGCTGGTCATCCGGATGGAAGACGAGAGCCTGTGGTTGCTGCCCTACGTCGTCGTTTACGTAGTCGGGTTCAAGCAGTTCCTCGAAGGGACGCTCGTCGTCAGCCTCGTCCGCGCGTTCGTCAGCGAGGACTACGAGTGGGGCGACGTCAGGAGAGCGGCTCAGCTCGACGAGTTCGCCACCGACGGGGACTGAGCCTGGCAGGCGCTCTCGAGGGAGTATCTCCCGGGAGCGTCGGACGGTGAACGAGCGCCGACGCTGGGGCTGCTACGAGAGCACGAGAAACGGCTGCGGTGATCGCGCGTTGCGTAATCGGGGTCGGCGTGACTCAGGAGATGAACTTGTTGTCGCGCCAGTTGACGCCGTTTGCCCCTTCGTCTTCCTTGGGCTCCTCGACGACGTTGACGGAGGCGGGGCGTTCCTCGCCGTCGACGATACGGGTGGCGTGGAGTTCGCCGTCGACCGCGACGACGGCGGTCAACGTGCCTTTCTCGGCGATCGAGGCGATGCCACAGAGGACTTCGAACATCGGGTACTGGAGCGCCGTGTTCTGGAGAACGGTTTCGCGGTCGCCCTTGAAACAGGCGTACTCGACGAGTTCGGACTCGATCTCCTCCTCTTCCTCTTCGAGCGTCCCCCACTGCGGGCCGCCGCCACTGCCACCGCCTGGGCCGCCTGGTCGGTCCTCGGGTTCTTCCTCGTACACCCTGTTTTCAGTGATGCTTGCTTTCAGTTGTGCCGTCGGCGTGTACTTGCTCATGCTCTCGTCGGCGGCCACGGCACTGATGATCAGTGTGTTGTTCCGCCGAGTGATGTCGATGTCCTCCATCTCCACCGGGAGATCGGGGTCTTCGAAATACTCGTACACGTCTTCGAGCGGCAATTCGAGTGTCGAATGGAGTCTGAATACATGGCTTGTCATGATTTGAATGAGTGGCGGTCGGCTGACACCGGGTCTGTTCGTCGGGATATACGCACCCCAGTCATATATGGCCTGTCCTTCGTGTGACCCATTCTAACTGTGACCCGTGGTAACTGCCACCACGACACTGCTGTGGGTGGTTTCGGCAATGCGGCTCATCGTGTCACGGGGACTCGATAACCGGTGGGTAACCAGACAGTTTTGTGTCGCGCTATCCTACGCGTGGATACCAATGAGTGAGGAACACGAGTACGGAGTCGTCGTCGTGGGCGGCGGACCGGCGGGGCTAACAGCGGCGCTGTACACGACGCGACTGGGCCACGACACCGCCGTCATCAACCGCGGCGGCGGCCGCGCGGCGATGATGCAGGAGACCCACAACGTCATCGGGACTACCGAAGAGGTATCGGGCAACGAGTTGCTCCAGACGGCCATCGAGCAGATCGAGGGCTACGGCGCGGACTACCACCGCGACTTCGTGACCGACGCCGAACGACTCGACGACGGTCGGATCCGGCTCGAAGCCGGCGATATCACCGCCGTCGCCGACCGCGTCGTCCTCGCGACCGGATTCTCGGACGGCCGGCCCGACCCGCCAGCGCCCCGGACGGGTCGGGGGCTCCACTACTGTCTGCACTGTGACGCCTACATGTTCGTCGACGAGTCGGTGTACGTGATGGGCCACGGGGACAGCACTGCCCACGTCGCGATGATCATGCTCAACTTCACCGACGAGGTGGACGTGCTGCTGAACGGCGACGAGCCAACCTGGAGCGAGGAGACCGACGAACTGGTCCGCGCGCACCCGGTCGACATCGTCGAAGAAGAAGTGACGGGCGTCGAGAACGGCGAGGACGGCTGGCTCGAAGCCCTCGAGTTCGCGGATGGCACGCGCCGGGAGTACCGCGGCGGTTTCGCCATGTACGGATCCGACTACAACACCGACCTCGCCGAACAGTTGGGCGTCGAGTTGAACGACGACGGGACCATCGCGGTCGACGATCACGGCAACACGAGCGCCGACGGCGTC
This Halorientalis sp. IM1011 DNA region includes the following protein-coding sequences:
- a CDS encoding NAD(P)/FAD-dependent oxidoreductase → MSEEHEYGVVVVGGGPAGLTAALYTTRLGHDTAVINRGGGRAAMMQETHNVIGTTEEVSGNELLQTAIEQIEGYGADYHRDFVTDAERLDDGRIRLEAGDITAVADRVVLATGFSDGRPDPPAPRTGRGLHYCLHCDAYMFVDESVYVMGHGDSTAHVAMIMLNFTDEVDVLLNGDEPTWSEETDELVRAHPVDIVEEEVTGVENGEDGWLEALEFADGTRREYRGGFAMYGSDYNTDLAEQLGVELNDDGTIAVDDHGNTSADGVYAVGDVVPGHNQIPVAMGQGAKAGIDIHYELRTYPMSKEEIEAAGGIDADDVPAVSDDLRASAQAHREDGGKASADD